Proteins from a single region of Dyadobacter fanqingshengii:
- the lpxK gene encoding tetraacyldisaccharide 4'-kinase, which produces MKEHNWIKIALTPFSWIYGLITNLRNWGYDYQLFASKKPSQFVISIGNLTVGGTGKTPVTEYLTSLFSNRVPTAILSRGYGRKTRGFILAHSASTPAEIGDEPMQYFLKFNPNVLVAVSENRVHGAENIAVTAPEKKLLLLDDAFQHRAIARDINLLLNDFQRPFYQDLPFPAGRLRETRNGAGRADAIIVTKSPALLADHVRNDITIAIRQFSKPETPVFFSFLEYGEPESYAGGHVSLKKVKMAAGIANPLPFTAYLRARFDVTDEVVFKDHHNYTPADAEELIKNLKNDTFVVTTEKDMVKLKPLVEASGVAGKFAYIPVKVSFGNDTGRFHEWIFKQTGHLFQAER; this is translated from the coding sequence ATGAAAGAACATAATTGGATAAAAATTGCACTGACACCGTTTTCGTGGATCTATGGTTTGATTACCAATCTTCGCAATTGGGGTTATGATTACCAATTATTCGCTTCCAAAAAACCTTCCCAATTCGTCATATCCATTGGTAACCTGACCGTTGGCGGCACGGGCAAAACGCCTGTTACGGAATATCTTACAAGCCTTTTTTCCAATAGAGTCCCGACGGCGATACTGAGTCGCGGTTATGGCCGGAAAACGCGCGGCTTTATTTTGGCCCATTCTGCGTCGACGCCGGCTGAGATCGGCGATGAGCCTATGCAGTATTTTTTAAAATTCAATCCCAATGTATTAGTTGCCGTTTCTGAAAACCGCGTTCATGGCGCCGAAAACATTGCAGTAACGGCCCCGGAAAAAAAGCTGCTGCTTTTGGACGACGCCTTCCAGCACAGAGCGATTGCAAGGGATATCAATTTGCTGTTGAATGACTTTCAGCGACCATTCTACCAGGACCTCCCCTTCCCTGCCGGGCGCCTGCGCGAAACCAGAAACGGCGCCGGACGAGCCGATGCCATCATCGTAACCAAATCTCCTGCCCTGCTTGCAGATCATGTGCGGAACGACATTACAATAGCCATTCGCCAATTCAGCAAGCCCGAAACGCCCGTTTTTTTTTCATTCCTTGAGTATGGAGAGCCCGAAAGCTACGCAGGAGGGCACGTTTCGTTAAAGAAAGTTAAAATGGCAGCCGGCATCGCAAATCCTTTGCCCTTCACTGCATATCTGCGGGCCCGGTTTGACGTTACAGATGAAGTTGTTTTTAAGGATCATCATAATTACACGCCTGCCGACGCGGAAGAACTGATTAAGAACTTAAAAAACGATACTTTTGTGGTCACAACCGAAAAGGATATGGTCAAGTTGAAGCCGTTGGTTGAAGCGTCGGGAGTGGCAGGAAAGTTTGCCTATATTCCTGTTAAAGTGAGTTTCGGCAATGATACCGGGCGCTTCCACGAATGGATTTTTAAACAAACCGGCCACCTGTTTCAGGCAGAACGATAG
- a CDS encoding o-succinylbenzoate synthase: protein MPLKIVYKPYTLHFRNEARTSRGVLTQKTSWLIKITDSEQPGVEGYGECGPLPGLSVDDMPDYEPQLAAVCDLFNEMDLDVFPFNLGIILDQVIPQHLPSVRFGVEMALLDIMNGGKRVQFKNAFSRGETAILMNGLIWMGSYENMSEQVQDKLEQGFSTLKMKVGAINFDQECRILESIRKRFDKENITLRVDANGAFEADNVDDKLKRLAEFDLHSIEQPVKPGQHQLMQELCVSSPVPVALDEELIGIFDYREKFAMLKKLMPPFIILKPTLLGGFRHTSEWIEIANRLNIGWWITSALESNIGLSAIAQFTASYNNPLPQGLGTGQLYTNNFESPLSVENGYLIYDKSGSPIQPFF from the coding sequence ATGCCTTTAAAAATTGTGTATAAACCCTACACGCTGCATTTTCGCAATGAAGCGCGCACCTCCCGGGGAGTTCTTACACAAAAGACGTCGTGGCTCATCAAAATCACCGATTCAGAGCAACCAGGCGTTGAAGGTTATGGTGAATGTGGCCCGCTGCCAGGTTTGAGCGTGGACGATATGCCCGATTACGAACCGCAATTAGCGGCAGTCTGTGATCTTTTCAATGAGATGGATCTGGACGTTTTTCCTTTTAATCTCGGCATTATTCTCGATCAGGTTATCCCGCAACATTTACCTTCTGTGCGGTTTGGTGTGGAAATGGCTTTGCTGGATATTATGAATGGCGGGAAAAGAGTTCAGTTCAAAAATGCGTTTTCAAGAGGGGAGACCGCCATATTAATGAACGGGCTGATCTGGATGGGATCTTACGAAAATATGTCGGAGCAGGTCCAGGATAAGTTGGAGCAAGGATTTTCTACGCTTAAAATGAAAGTCGGCGCGATCAATTTTGATCAGGAATGCCGCATTCTGGAATCTATTCGCAAGCGATTTGATAAAGAGAACATTACATTGAGAGTGGACGCAAACGGCGCGTTTGAAGCGGACAATGTTGATGATAAGCTGAAAAGACTGGCGGAATTTGACCTGCATTCTATTGAACAGCCGGTTAAGCCGGGACAACATCAGCTCATGCAGGAATTGTGTGTTTCATCGCCTGTTCCGGTTGCGCTGGACGAAGAGCTCATCGGCATTTTCGATTACCGTGAAAAATTTGCTATGCTCAAAAAGCTGATGCCGCCTTTCATTATTTTGAAACCAACATTACTGGGCGGATTCCGGCACACCTCCGAATGGATCGAAATTGCAAACCGGTTGAACATTGGCTGGTGGATCACTTCCGCGCTGGAATCCAACATTGGCCTCAGCGCAATTGCCCAGTTCACTGCTTCTTACAATAACCCGCTTCCGCAAGGTTTGGGAACAGGCCAGCTTTATACCAACAATTTCGAATCTCCGCTGAGTGTGGAGAATGGTTATCTGATTTACGATAAATCAGGAAGCCCAATTCAACCCTTTTTTTAA
- the hemF gene encoding oxygen-dependent coproporphyrinogen oxidase — protein sequence MKVEEIEAFFKGLQDNICKAIEATDGTGKFKEDLWEHHSGGGGRTRLIQHGSVLEKGGVNFSKVQGEVHPRLRQQMNLAENDDFHFTATGVSIVMHPYNPNVPIIHMNVRYFELNNGTSWFGGGIDLTPHYINTDDAAFFHNYLKRACDKHHIDFYPKFKTWADDYFFIQHRNETRGVGGVFFDYLKPDDAGNGKGLSKEELFAFVKEIGESFAPIYTALMQKHRDEPFTEQQKQWQFLRRGRYVEFNLVWDRGTKFGLETNGRTESILMSLPPQANWEYNFEPEAGSAEAKTLEALKKGLNWAS from the coding sequence ATGAAGGTTGAAGAAATAGAAGCGTTTTTTAAAGGGTTACAAGACAACATTTGTAAAGCCATTGAAGCAACGGATGGCACCGGGAAATTCAAAGAGGACCTATGGGAACACCATTCCGGCGGCGGCGGCAGAACAAGGCTGATTCAGCATGGAAGTGTGCTTGAAAAAGGCGGCGTCAATTTTTCGAAAGTGCAGGGAGAAGTGCATCCGCGCCTTCGCCAGCAAATGAACTTGGCTGAAAATGATGACTTCCATTTCACCGCGACAGGCGTTTCCATCGTCATGCACCCGTATAACCCGAACGTGCCTATTATACATATGAATGTGCGTTATTTTGAGCTCAATAACGGCACTAGCTGGTTCGGAGGAGGCATTGATTTAACTCCACATTATATTAACACAGATGACGCCGCATTTTTTCACAATTACCTGAAACGCGCCTGCGACAAACACCACATTGATTTTTATCCCAAATTCAAAACCTGGGCCGACGATTATTTCTTTATCCAGCACAGAAATGAAACCCGGGGTGTAGGCGGCGTTTTCTTCGACTATCTGAAACCAGATGATGCCGGAAATGGCAAGGGCTTATCCAAGGAAGAGCTGTTTGCATTTGTGAAGGAGATCGGCGAGTCATTTGCACCTATATATACTGCATTAATGCAAAAGCACCGCGACGAACCATTTACGGAACAGCAGAAACAATGGCAGTTCCTGCGCCGCGGACGTTATGTGGAATTTAATCTGGTTTGGGACCGTGGGACGAAGTTTGGCTTGGAAACCAATGGCCGCACCGAATCAATATTGATGAGCTTGCCGCCTCAGGCGAATTGGGAATATAATTTCGAGCCGGAAGCGGGTTCTGCTGAGGCTAAAACTTTGGAAGCGTTAAAAAAAGGGTTGAATTGGGCTTCCTGA